One window from the genome of Lonchura striata isolate bLonStr1 chromosome 24, bLonStr1.mat, whole genome shotgun sequence encodes:
- the LOC110479726 gene encoding F-box only protein 6 produces the protein MTSIADLPEDVLVELLSLLPARDLLRTCRLVCTQWRYVVDLTTLWKRKCQRDGFYRQSLDRSVSDWKIFYMLCHLKRNLIKNPCAEENFQHWTLDKNDGNRWKIEDLPGAHGNDMPDTAVRKYFVTSYRPCFKSQLITLEKEGYWNQLMDEKRPEITVKDWYAARFDCGCRYELIVRLLSEDYIVLVEFHPEPVVIEQWSDARWREISHTFRNYPAGVRYILFQHGGQDTQFWAGWYGVRVTNSSITIGPLTSL, from the exons ATGACGAGCATCGCCGACCTCCCCGAGGACGTGCTGGTGGAGCTGCTGTCGCTGCTGCCCGCCCGGGACCTGCTCCGCACCTGCCGGCTGGTGTGCACGCAGTGGCGGTACGTGGTGGACCTGACCACCCTGTGGAAGCGCAAGTGCCAGCGCGATGGGTTTTATCGTCAGAGCTTGGACAGAAGCGTCTCTGACTGGAAGATCTTCTATATGCTCTGCCACTTGAAGAGAAACTTAATCAAAAACCCTTGTGCTGAAG AGAACTTCCAGCACTGGACACTTGACAAGAATGACGGAAATAGGTGGAAAATTGAGGATCTGCCTGGAGCTCATGGAAATGATATGCCAGACACCGCAGTACGCAAATACTTTGTCACTTCATATAG GCCATGCTTCAAGTCTCAACTCATTACCCTGGAGAAGGAAGGCTATTGGAATCAGCTGATGGATGAGAAACGGCCTGAAATTACAGTCAAGGACTG GTACGCTGCCAGGTTTGATTGCGGGTGCCGCTACGAGCTCATCGTGAGGCTGCTCTCCGAAGATTACATCGTCCTGGTGGAATTCCATCCTGAGCCTGTGGTCATTGAGCAGTGGAGTGATGCCAGGTGGAGAGAg ATTTCTCACACCTTCCGGAATTACCCAGCAGGAGTTCGTTACATCTTGTTTCAGCACGGAGGCCAGGACACGCAGTTCTGGGCAGGATGGTACGGGGTCCGTGTGACAAACAGCAGCATCACCATTGGGCCCCTGACATCGTTGTGA
- the MAD2L2 gene encoding mitotic spindle assembly checkpoint protein MAD2B, with protein MTTLTRQDLNFGQVVADVLSEFLEVAVHLILYVREVYPIGIFQKRKKYNVPVQMSCHPELNQYIQDTLHCVKPLLEKNDVEKVVVVILDKEHHPVERFVFEITQPPLLSISSESLLSHVEQLLRAFILKISVCDAVLDNNPPGCTFTVLVHTREAATRNMEKIQVIKDFPWILADEQDVHMHDPRLIPLKTMTSDILKMQLYVEERAHKGT; from the exons ATGACCACTCTCACACGGCAGGACCTTAACTTTGGGCAAG ttgttGCAGATGTTCTTTCAGAATTCCTGGAAGTGGCTGTTCACCTCATCTTGTATGTCAGAGAAGTTTACCCGATTGGGATctttcagaagaggaaaaaatacaatgtACCTGTCCAG ATGTCCTGCCACCCAGAGCTGAACCAGTACATCCAGGACACGCTGCACTGTGTAAAGCCGCTGCTGGAGAAG AACGATGTGGAGAAAGTTGTGGTTGTAATTCTGGATAAAGAGCACCACCCCGTGGAGAGATTTGTCTTTGAGATCACCCAGCCACCTCTTCTTTCCATTAG CTCTGAGTCCCTGCTGTCCCACGTGGAGCAGCTACTGCGTGCCTTCATCCTAAAAATCAGCGTGTGTGATGCTGTGCTGGACAACAACCCCCCAG GTTGCACCTTCACAGTTCTGGTTCACACACGGGAGGCTGCCACACGCAACATGGAAAAGATCCAGGTGATAAAG GATTTCCCTTGGATCCTCGCTGACGAGCAAGATGTGCATATGCATGACCCCCGGCTCATTCCCCTGAAAACCATGACATCTGACATCTTAAAG ATGCAGCTCTATGTAGAGGAGCGAGCTCACAAAGGCACCTGA